In a genomic window of Drosophila takahashii strain IR98-3 E-12201 chromosome 3L, DtakHiC1v2, whole genome shotgun sequence:
- the RhoGAP71E gene encoding rho GTPase-activating protein 20 isoform X5: protein MSSWAERVHRRAADLGNVVTSCGHPATAPAYPYRLEKVKFGVPLEEVCKHNNNIPGPLLVLILKLNKESPNRRDVFRAPGHQGAMKKLIHFLQAGRLVNVDNYSVFTIASVLKKFLRKIPNGIFGRSGEMELFAINDLQNEYEQTERLHRLFGSLPKYTQHLLVLLFGTFRVIASNAAHASTGMTSEALGVSVAPSFFQSCVSDGKTARMEDVLKFKVSTKIMQNIIDKFATHDIFGRDNYEYYARVTGRILKVQDEWICSFQYPPPPRGKLAQQKYALQHSLEAEKTWLQCQCERWGLRP from the exons ATGTCCAGCTGGGCAGAACGCGTCCATAGGCGTGCCGCGGATTTGGGCAACGTGGTGACCTCCTGCGGCCACCCCGCCACAGCCCCCGCCTATCCGTATCGCCTGGAAAAGGTCAAATTCGGGGTGCCCCTGGAGGAGGTCTGcaagcacaacaacaacattccCGGGCCACTGCTTGTCCTGATCCTCAAGCTGAACAAGGAGTCGCCCAATCGCCGGGATGTATTCCGTGCCCCAGGACACCAGGGCGCCATGAAGAAGCTCATCCACTTCCTGCAAGCGGGCCGTTTGGTCAACGTGGACAACTATTCGGTATTCACCATCGCCAGTGTTTTGAAGAAGTTCCTGCGCAAGATACCCAATGGAATATTCGGGCGCAGCGGCGAAATGGAGCTATTCGCCATCAACGATCTGCAAAACGAATACGAGCAAACGGAGAGGCTGCACAG ACTCTTCGGTTCGCTGCCGAAATACACACAGCATCTATTAGTTTTACTGTTCGGCACATTCCGGGTCATCGCGAGCAATGCGGCCCACGCCTCCACAGGAATGACCAGTGAGGCGTTGGGCGTGTCCGTGGCCCCCAGTTTCTTTCAGTCCTGCGTGAGCGATGGCAAGACCGCTCGCATGGAGGATGTGCTCAAGTTCAAG gtcTCTACCAAGATCATGCAGAATATAATTGATAAGTTTGCCACACACGACATCTTTGGGCGAGACAATTACGAGTACTACGCCCGCGTCACAGGACGCATTCTCAAGGTGCAGGACGAGTGGATATGCAGCTTTCAATATCCACCACCGCCACGTGGCAAGTTGGCTCAACAGAAATACGCAT TGCAACATTCTTTGGAGGCGGAGAAGACCTGGCTGCAGTGCCAATGCGAGCGTTGGGGCTTAC GTCCATGA
- the RhoGAP71E gene encoding uncharacterized protein RhoGAP71E isoform X1 yields MSSWAERVHRRAADLGNVVTSCGHPATAPAYPYRLEKVKFGVPLEEVCKHNNNIPGPLLVLILKLNKESPNRRDVFRAPGHQGAMKKLIHFLQAGRLVNVDNYSVFTIASVLKKFLRKIPNGIFGRSGEMELFAINDLQNEYEQTERLHRLFGSLPKYTQHLLVLLFGTFRVIASNAAHASTGMTSEALGVSVAPSFFQSCVSDGKTARMEDVLKFKVSTKIMQNIIDKFATHDIFGRDNYEYYARVTGRILKVQDEWICSFQYPPPPRGKLAQQKYALQHSLEAEKTWLQCQCERWGLLAQEESRSTPALLTSSSSALENSVLSLGVSPEHSFIESCARLSVSLEGPGIYAMTSSPLPAKRNGNGNGNGNATDYDYDDYADDDEDNDELDGVHDFGAELEISSIAPPQGSRGIYRHKQRAQQPHHYQQHQQQVQLQQQRDYEDDDDEDEDEMTFVKRRYRQNKKKPAPPSSSHHQRRLRTGTKSLDGGGERRTGSGSVSGAAGGSGGAAPAANPTPPKLKQRTCSRCNRGIRHSSSCSSNSAGATGSNNGGGSGNGNGGGAEGGMTMEELRAVNRYAESTKSLSYLPQVHERQTARMRTRSEWFLGPRDAVVTLQLPADTCSNCCLAAAAGYLGGGSTRDMRQAQTDGERSQAALLYHFYRRQQQQQQQQQQQLEQRFEDMMDTEDSYGQQKEQQQQEQQQIHSKGLLRPPPMQHQQQQQQRRLLLDVNSVGNIRLSNSAESIQYAARRPVASLGLNPGLGGATNTTHNPTTRRLLINVPRQYRSSLRRNKEKQIGGNSQSNSSNSLGSDQLTGNPGSVGGSAGGIGVPVLNKPLLMVGLLPGAEQPPSVRNSIAECGISTPDAMDVGVECSTTLSFKPPRL; encoded by the exons ATGTCCAGCTGGGCAGAACGCGTCCATAGGCGTGCCGCGGATTTGGGCAACGTGGTGACCTCCTGCGGCCACCCCGCCACAGCCCCCGCCTATCCGTATCGCCTGGAAAAGGTCAAATTCGGGGTGCCCCTGGAGGAGGTCTGcaagcacaacaacaacattccCGGGCCACTGCTTGTCCTGATCCTCAAGCTGAACAAGGAGTCGCCCAATCGCCGGGATGTATTCCGTGCCCCAGGACACCAGGGCGCCATGAAGAAGCTCATCCACTTCCTGCAAGCGGGCCGTTTGGTCAACGTGGACAACTATTCGGTATTCACCATCGCCAGTGTTTTGAAGAAGTTCCTGCGCAAGATACCCAATGGAATATTCGGGCGCAGCGGCGAAATGGAGCTATTCGCCATCAACGATCTGCAAAACGAATACGAGCAAACGGAGAGGCTGCACAG ACTCTTCGGTTCGCTGCCGAAATACACACAGCATCTATTAGTTTTACTGTTCGGCACATTCCGGGTCATCGCGAGCAATGCGGCCCACGCCTCCACAGGAATGACCAGTGAGGCGTTGGGCGTGTCCGTGGCCCCCAGTTTCTTTCAGTCCTGCGTGAGCGATGGCAAGACCGCTCGCATGGAGGATGTGCTCAAGTTCAAG gtcTCTACCAAGATCATGCAGAATATAATTGATAAGTTTGCCACACACGACATCTTTGGGCGAGACAATTACGAGTACTACGCCCGCGTCACAGGACGCATTCTCAAGGTGCAGGACGAGTGGATATGCAGCTTTCAATATCCACCACCGCCACGTGGCAAGTTGGCTCAACAGAAATACGCAT TGCAACATTCTTTGGAGGCGGAGAAGACCTGGCTGCAGTGCCAATGCGAGCGTTGGGGCTTAC TGGCCCAGGAGGAGTCCCGCTCGACGCCCGCCCTGCTGACCAGCTCCAGTTCGGCGCTGGAGAACAGTGTCCTCTCGCTGGGAGTTTCGCCGGAGCACTCGTTCATCGAGAGCTGTGCCCGTCTCTCGGTTTCGCTGGAGGGACCCGGCATCTACGCCATGACTTCCTCCCCGCTGCCGGCGAAGAGAAATgggaatggcaatggcaatggcaatgccACGGACTACGACTACGATGACTATGCCGACGACGATGAGGATAACGATGAGCTGGACGGTGTCCATGACTTTGGTGCCGAATTGGAGATCAGCAGCATAGCGCCGCCGCAGGGAAGTCGGGGCATCTATCGCCACAAGCAGAGAGCCCAGCAGCCGCATCACTACCaacagcaccagcagcaggtgcagctgcagcaacagCGGGACTACgaggatgacgacgacgaggatgaggatgagatGACCTTTGTCAAGCGGCGCTATCGGCAGAACAAAAAGAAGCCGGCGCCGCCGAGTAGCAGTCATCATCAGAGGCGACTGCGCACGGGCACCAAGAGCCTCGATGGCGGAGGAGAAAGGCGtacgggatcgggatcggtaTCGGGAGCAGCTGGAGGATCAGGAGGAGCTGCACCAGCTGCTAATCCCACGCCCCCTAAGCTCAAGCAGCGAACCTGCAGCCGCTGCAATCGGGGCATACGACACAGCAGCTCCTGCAGCTCCAATTCGGCTGGGGCAACTGGCTCAAACAATGGAGGAGGATcgggaaacggaaacggaggTGGAGCCGAGGGCGGCATGACCATGGAGGAGCTGAGGGCCGTCAACCGATATGCGGAGAGCACCAAGAGCCTCTCGTATCTGCCACAG GTCCATGAACGCCAAACCGCACGCATGCGCACCCGCTCCGAATGGTTCCTGGGTCCCCGGGATGCGGTGGTCACGTTGCAATTGCCGGCAGACACGTGCAGCAATTGCTGTTTGGCCGCTGCCGCTGGATATTTGGGAGGCGGCAGCACGAGGGACATGCGGCAGGCGCAAACGGACGGAGAACGGAGCCAGGCGGCGTTGCTCTATCACTTTTATcgcaggcagcagcagcagcagcaacaacagcagcagcaactggagCAACGCTTCGAGGACATGATGGACACCGAGGATAGCTATGGACAGCAGaaggagcaacagcagcaggagcagcaacaGATACATTCCAAGGGTCTACTGAGACCACCGCCCatgcaacatcaacagcaacagcagcaacgtcGCCTGCTGCTGGACGTCAATTCGG TTGGCAACATCCGTTTGAGTAACAGCGCCGAGTCCATTCAGTATGCGGCCCGACGACCGGTCGCCAGTCTTGGCCTTAATCCCGGCCTTGGAGGCGCCACCAACACCACCCACAATCCCACCACCCGGCGGCTGCTCATCAATGTGCCCCGGCAGTATCGATCCTCGCTGCGGCGGAACAAGGAGAAGCAGATCGGCGGCAATAGTCAGAGCAACAGTAGCAATAGCCTGGGCAGTGATCAGTTGACCGGAAATCCTGGATCAGTTGGAGGATCGGCCGGCGGGATCGGTGTTCCGGTGCTGAACAAACCCCTGCTGATGGTGGGTCTACTGCCGGGTGCCGAGCAGCCGCCGTCGGTGAGGAACTCCATTGCCGAGTGCGGCATCTCAACACCAGATGCCATGGATGTGGGCGTGGAGTGCAGCACCACGCTGAGCTTCAAGCCGCCGCGGCTGTAA
- the RhoGAP71E gene encoding uncharacterized protein RhoGAP71E isoform X4 — translation MSSWAERVHRRAADLGNVVTSCGHPATAPAYPYRLEKVKFGVPLEEVCKHNNNIPGPLLVLILKLNKESPNRRDVFRAPGHQGAMKKLIHFLQAGRLVNVDNYSVFTIASVLKKFLRKIPNGIFGRSGEMELFAINDLQNEYEQTERLHRLFGSLPKYTQHLLVLLFGTFRVIASNAAHASTGMTSEALGVSVAPSFFQSCVSDGKTARMEDVLKFKVSTKIMQNIIDKFATHDIFGRDNYEYYARVTGRILKVQDEWICSFQYPPPPRGKLAQQKYALQHSLEAEKTWLQCQCERWGLLGNIRLSNSAESIQYAARRPVASLGLNPGLGGATNTTHNPTTRRLLINVPRQYRSSLRRNKEKQIGGNSQSNSSNSLGSDQLTGNPGSVGGSAGGIGVPVLNKPLLMVGLLPGAEQPPSVRNSIAECGISTPDAMDVGVECSTTLSFKPPRL, via the exons ATGTCCAGCTGGGCAGAACGCGTCCATAGGCGTGCCGCGGATTTGGGCAACGTGGTGACCTCCTGCGGCCACCCCGCCACAGCCCCCGCCTATCCGTATCGCCTGGAAAAGGTCAAATTCGGGGTGCCCCTGGAGGAGGTCTGcaagcacaacaacaacattccCGGGCCACTGCTTGTCCTGATCCTCAAGCTGAACAAGGAGTCGCCCAATCGCCGGGATGTATTCCGTGCCCCAGGACACCAGGGCGCCATGAAGAAGCTCATCCACTTCCTGCAAGCGGGCCGTTTGGTCAACGTGGACAACTATTCGGTATTCACCATCGCCAGTGTTTTGAAGAAGTTCCTGCGCAAGATACCCAATGGAATATTCGGGCGCAGCGGCGAAATGGAGCTATTCGCCATCAACGATCTGCAAAACGAATACGAGCAAACGGAGAGGCTGCACAG ACTCTTCGGTTCGCTGCCGAAATACACACAGCATCTATTAGTTTTACTGTTCGGCACATTCCGGGTCATCGCGAGCAATGCGGCCCACGCCTCCACAGGAATGACCAGTGAGGCGTTGGGCGTGTCCGTGGCCCCCAGTTTCTTTCAGTCCTGCGTGAGCGATGGCAAGACCGCTCGCATGGAGGATGTGCTCAAGTTCAAG gtcTCTACCAAGATCATGCAGAATATAATTGATAAGTTTGCCACACACGACATCTTTGGGCGAGACAATTACGAGTACTACGCCCGCGTCACAGGACGCATTCTCAAGGTGCAGGACGAGTGGATATGCAGCTTTCAATATCCACCACCGCCACGTGGCAAGTTGGCTCAACAGAAATACGCAT TGCAACATTCTTTGGAGGCGGAGAAGACCTGGCTGCAGTGCCAATGCGAGCGTTGGGGCTTAC TTGGCAACATCCGTTTGAGTAACAGCGCCGAGTCCATTCAGTATGCGGCCCGACGACCGGTCGCCAGTCTTGGCCTTAATCCCGGCCTTGGAGGCGCCACCAACACCACCCACAATCCCACCACCCGGCGGCTGCTCATCAATGTGCCCCGGCAGTATCGATCCTCGCTGCGGCGGAACAAGGAGAAGCAGATCGGCGGCAATAGTCAGAGCAACAGTAGCAATAGCCTGGGCAGTGATCAGTTGACCGGAAATCCTGGATCAGTTGGAGGATCGGCCGGCGGGATCGGTGTTCCGGTGCTGAACAAACCCCTGCTGATGGTGGGTCTACTGCCGGGTGCCGAGCAGCCGCCGTCGGTGAGGAACTCCATTGCCGAGTGCGGCATCTCAACACCAGATGCCATGGATGTGGGCGTGGAGTGCAGCACCACGCTGAGCTTCAAGCCGCCGCGGCTGTAA
- the RhoGAP71E gene encoding uncharacterized protein RhoGAP71E isoform X3, translated as MSSWAERVHRRAADLGNVVTSCGHPATAPAYPYRLEKVKFGVPLEEVCKHNNNIPGPLLVLILKLNKESPNRRDVFRAPGHQGAMKKLIHFLQAGRLVNVDNYSVFTIASVLKKFLRKIPNGIFGRSGEMELFAINDLQNEYEQTERLHRLFGSLPKYTQHLLVLLFGTFRVIASNAAHASTGMTSEALGVSVAPSFFQSCVSDGKTARMEDVLKFKVSTKIMQNIIDKFATHDIFGRDNYEYYARVTGRILKVQDEWICSFQYPPPPRGKLAQQKYALQHSLEAEKTWLQCQCERWGLLAQEESRSTPALLTSSSSALENSVLSLGVSPEHSFIESCARLSVSLEGPGIYAMTSSPLPAKRNGNGNGNGNATDYDYDDYADDDEDNDELDGVHDFGAELEISSIAPPQGSRGIYRHKQRAQQPHHYQQHQQQVQLQQQRDYEDDDDEDEDEMTFVKRRYRQNKKKPAPPSSSHHQRRLRTGTKSLDGGGERRTGSGSVSGAAGGSGGAAPAANPTPPKLKQRTCSRCNRGIRHSSSCSSNSAGATGSNNGGGSGNGNGGGAEGGMTMEELRAVNRYAESTKSLSYLPQLATSV; from the exons ATGTCCAGCTGGGCAGAACGCGTCCATAGGCGTGCCGCGGATTTGGGCAACGTGGTGACCTCCTGCGGCCACCCCGCCACAGCCCCCGCCTATCCGTATCGCCTGGAAAAGGTCAAATTCGGGGTGCCCCTGGAGGAGGTCTGcaagcacaacaacaacattccCGGGCCACTGCTTGTCCTGATCCTCAAGCTGAACAAGGAGTCGCCCAATCGCCGGGATGTATTCCGTGCCCCAGGACACCAGGGCGCCATGAAGAAGCTCATCCACTTCCTGCAAGCGGGCCGTTTGGTCAACGTGGACAACTATTCGGTATTCACCATCGCCAGTGTTTTGAAGAAGTTCCTGCGCAAGATACCCAATGGAATATTCGGGCGCAGCGGCGAAATGGAGCTATTCGCCATCAACGATCTGCAAAACGAATACGAGCAAACGGAGAGGCTGCACAG ACTCTTCGGTTCGCTGCCGAAATACACACAGCATCTATTAGTTTTACTGTTCGGCACATTCCGGGTCATCGCGAGCAATGCGGCCCACGCCTCCACAGGAATGACCAGTGAGGCGTTGGGCGTGTCCGTGGCCCCCAGTTTCTTTCAGTCCTGCGTGAGCGATGGCAAGACCGCTCGCATGGAGGATGTGCTCAAGTTCAAG gtcTCTACCAAGATCATGCAGAATATAATTGATAAGTTTGCCACACACGACATCTTTGGGCGAGACAATTACGAGTACTACGCCCGCGTCACAGGACGCATTCTCAAGGTGCAGGACGAGTGGATATGCAGCTTTCAATATCCACCACCGCCACGTGGCAAGTTGGCTCAACAGAAATACGCAT TGCAACATTCTTTGGAGGCGGAGAAGACCTGGCTGCAGTGCCAATGCGAGCGTTGGGGCTTAC TGGCCCAGGAGGAGTCCCGCTCGACGCCCGCCCTGCTGACCAGCTCCAGTTCGGCGCTGGAGAACAGTGTCCTCTCGCTGGGAGTTTCGCCGGAGCACTCGTTCATCGAGAGCTGTGCCCGTCTCTCGGTTTCGCTGGAGGGACCCGGCATCTACGCCATGACTTCCTCCCCGCTGCCGGCGAAGAGAAATgggaatggcaatggcaatggcaatgccACGGACTACGACTACGATGACTATGCCGACGACGATGAGGATAACGATGAGCTGGACGGTGTCCATGACTTTGGTGCCGAATTGGAGATCAGCAGCATAGCGCCGCCGCAGGGAAGTCGGGGCATCTATCGCCACAAGCAGAGAGCCCAGCAGCCGCATCACTACCaacagcaccagcagcaggtgcagctgcagcaacagCGGGACTACgaggatgacgacgacgaggatgaggatgagatGACCTTTGTCAAGCGGCGCTATCGGCAGAACAAAAAGAAGCCGGCGCCGCCGAGTAGCAGTCATCATCAGAGGCGACTGCGCACGGGCACCAAGAGCCTCGATGGCGGAGGAGAAAGGCGtacgggatcgggatcggtaTCGGGAGCAGCTGGAGGATCAGGAGGAGCTGCACCAGCTGCTAATCCCACGCCCCCTAAGCTCAAGCAGCGAACCTGCAGCCGCTGCAATCGGGGCATACGACACAGCAGCTCCTGCAGCTCCAATTCGGCTGGGGCAACTGGCTCAAACAATGGAGGAGGATcgggaaacggaaacggaggTGGAGCCGAGGGCGGCATGACCATGGAGGAGCTGAGGGCCGTCAACCGATATGCGGAGAGCACCAAGAGCCTCTCGTATCTGCCACAG TTGGCAACATCCGTTTGA
- the RhoGAP71E gene encoding uncharacterized protein RhoGAP71E isoform X2 has protein sequence MSSWAERVHRRAADLGNVVTSCGHPATAPAYPYRLEKVKFGVPLEEVCKHNNNIPGPLLVLILKLNKESPNRRDVFRAPGHQGAMKKLIHFLQAGRLVNVDNYSVFTIASVLKKFLRKIPNGIFGRSGEMELFAINDLQNEYEQTERLHRLFGSLPKYTQHLLVLLFGTFRVIASNAAHASTGMTSEALGVSVAPSFFQSCVSDGKTARMEDVLKFKVSTKIMQNIIDKFATHDIFGRDNYEYYARVTGRILKVQDEWICSFQYPPPPRGKLAQQKYALQHSLEAEKTWLQCQCERWGLLAQEESRSTPALLTSSSSALENSVLSLGVSPEHSFIESCARLSVSLEGPGIYAMTSSPLPAKRNGNGNGNGNATDYDYDDYADDDEDNDELDGVHDFGAELEISSIAPPQGSRGIYRHKQRAQQPHHYQQHQQQVQLQQQRDYEDDDDEDEDEMTFVKRRYRQNKKKPAPPSSSHHQRRLRTGTKSLDGGGERRTGSGSVSGAAGGSGGAAPAANPTPPKLKQRTCSRCNRGIRHSSSCSSNSAGATGSNNGGGSGNGNGGGAEGGMTMEELRAVNRYAESTKSLSYLPQEMKKNQEPRIY, from the exons ATGTCCAGCTGGGCAGAACGCGTCCATAGGCGTGCCGCGGATTTGGGCAACGTGGTGACCTCCTGCGGCCACCCCGCCACAGCCCCCGCCTATCCGTATCGCCTGGAAAAGGTCAAATTCGGGGTGCCCCTGGAGGAGGTCTGcaagcacaacaacaacattccCGGGCCACTGCTTGTCCTGATCCTCAAGCTGAACAAGGAGTCGCCCAATCGCCGGGATGTATTCCGTGCCCCAGGACACCAGGGCGCCATGAAGAAGCTCATCCACTTCCTGCAAGCGGGCCGTTTGGTCAACGTGGACAACTATTCGGTATTCACCATCGCCAGTGTTTTGAAGAAGTTCCTGCGCAAGATACCCAATGGAATATTCGGGCGCAGCGGCGAAATGGAGCTATTCGCCATCAACGATCTGCAAAACGAATACGAGCAAACGGAGAGGCTGCACAG ACTCTTCGGTTCGCTGCCGAAATACACACAGCATCTATTAGTTTTACTGTTCGGCACATTCCGGGTCATCGCGAGCAATGCGGCCCACGCCTCCACAGGAATGACCAGTGAGGCGTTGGGCGTGTCCGTGGCCCCCAGTTTCTTTCAGTCCTGCGTGAGCGATGGCAAGACCGCTCGCATGGAGGATGTGCTCAAGTTCAAG gtcTCTACCAAGATCATGCAGAATATAATTGATAAGTTTGCCACACACGACATCTTTGGGCGAGACAATTACGAGTACTACGCCCGCGTCACAGGACGCATTCTCAAGGTGCAGGACGAGTGGATATGCAGCTTTCAATATCCACCACCGCCACGTGGCAAGTTGGCTCAACAGAAATACGCAT TGCAACATTCTTTGGAGGCGGAGAAGACCTGGCTGCAGTGCCAATGCGAGCGTTGGGGCTTAC TGGCCCAGGAGGAGTCCCGCTCGACGCCCGCCCTGCTGACCAGCTCCAGTTCGGCGCTGGAGAACAGTGTCCTCTCGCTGGGAGTTTCGCCGGAGCACTCGTTCATCGAGAGCTGTGCCCGTCTCTCGGTTTCGCTGGAGGGACCCGGCATCTACGCCATGACTTCCTCCCCGCTGCCGGCGAAGAGAAATgggaatggcaatggcaatggcaatgccACGGACTACGACTACGATGACTATGCCGACGACGATGAGGATAACGATGAGCTGGACGGTGTCCATGACTTTGGTGCCGAATTGGAGATCAGCAGCATAGCGCCGCCGCAGGGAAGTCGGGGCATCTATCGCCACAAGCAGAGAGCCCAGCAGCCGCATCACTACCaacagcaccagcagcaggtgcagctgcagcaacagCGGGACTACgaggatgacgacgacgaggatgaggatgagatGACCTTTGTCAAGCGGCGCTATCGGCAGAACAAAAAGAAGCCGGCGCCGCCGAGTAGCAGTCATCATCAGAGGCGACTGCGCACGGGCACCAAGAGCCTCGATGGCGGAGGAGAAAGGCGtacgggatcgggatcggtaTCGGGAGCAGCTGGAGGATCAGGAGGAGCTGCACCAGCTGCTAATCCCACGCCCCCTAAGCTCAAGCAGCGAACCTGCAGCCGCTGCAATCGGGGCATACGACACAGCAGCTCCTGCAGCTCCAATTCGGCTGGGGCAACTGGCTCAAACAATGGAGGAGGATcgggaaacggaaacggaggTGGAGCCGAGGGCGGCATGACCATGGAGGAGCTGAGGGCCGTCAACCGATATGCGGAGAGCACCAAGAGCCTCTCGTATCTGCCACAG GAAATGAAAAAGAATCAAGAACCAAGaatatattag
- the LOC108058780 gene encoding phosducin-like protein — translation MATLEDKLLGEKLEYYCSSSEGEDNGDEGDDSKGASGKSRSSGLTVDTNPDATPAGGYRQQQGSTNTGPKGVVKDWQRFKQLEAERRDETERQRLALAKKLTITTATSAEDEERKRQEELDAELDELMSEEFLQQYQKQRMAEMLRQMGHHQQFGKVQQLTSHGEFLACVEEENKHTTIIIHIYERQLAACATLNKCLDSLASDYPSIKFAKICSSVAGMSRDFRTKGLPALLVYKAQAVIGNFVRLTDDLSDDFFASDVESFLIEHGILVDRALYN, via the coding sequence ATGGCCACTTTGGAGGACAAGTTACTGGGCGAGAAGCTGGAGTActactgcagcagcagcgaggGCGAGGACAATGGCGACGAGGGTGACGATTCGAAGGGGGCTTCCGGGAAGTCCCGATCCTCCGGCCTGACGGTCGACACAAATCCGGATGCGACTCCGGCTGGCggctaccggcagcagcagggcTCCACGAACACGGGTCCCAAGGGCGTGGTCAAGGACTGGCAGCGATTCAAGCAGCTGGAGGCGGAGCGCCGGGACGAGACGGAGCGCCAGCGTCTGGCGCTGGCCAAGAAGCTCACCATTACCACGGCCACCTCGGCGGAGGATGAGGAGCGCAAGCGGCAGGAGGAGCTGGACGCCGAGCTGGATGAGCTGATGAGCGAGGAGTTCCTGCAGCAGTACCAGAAACAGCGGATGGCCGAGATGCTCCGGCAGATGGGGCACCACCAGCAGTTCGGAAAGGTGCAGCAGTTGACCAGCCACGGGGAGTTCCTGGCCTGCGTGGAGGAGGAGAACAAGCacaccaccatcatcatccaCATCTACGAACGCCAGCTGGCCGCCTGTGCCACCCTGAACAAATGCCTGGACAGCCTGGCCAGCGACTATCCGTCCATCAAGTTCGCCAAGATCTGCAGCTCTGTGGCCGGAATGAGTCGGGATTTCCGCACCAAGGGATTGCCAGCGCTCCTGGTTTATAAGGCCCAGGCGGTCATAGGGAACTTTGTGCGGCTAACCGACGACCTCAGCGACGACTTCTTCGCCTCCGATGTCGAGAGTTTTCTCATCGAGCATGGCATTTTAGTGGACAGAGCTCTGTACAATTAA